ATTTCAGAAGTCTTATGTAGATAATATTTTTTTCAAAAATAATGTTTTCCAGTATATAAAACATCCTTCAAAAATAAATATTTGTAATCCTAATAATATTTATTTATATAATACTAAATATTTATAATAATATATTTTTCATAATATTATAATAAATTTTATATAATGTATATATATCGTCAATATGTGTACATTCGTCTATTTTATGAATAGTAGAATTAATTAAACCTAATTCTACTATTTGTGCACCAGTAGCTATAATAAATCTGCCATCAGAAATACCACCATCATTTATAATAGTAGGTATCACATTATTAACTGTTGCAATACTTTTTTTAACAATACTAATTAATTGTGTTTTTTGATCATAGACAGTATTACTTATAAATGGTTTGCCAATTAAATCCCAATCAAATTGATATTTAAAAATATTATATTTCTTAAGAATTAAATGTAATCTATCTAAAAAAATATTATAGTGCATAGTATGCATATATCTAAAATTAATTTGTAAAATAATATGATTAGGAATTACATTAGTATTGTTTTGTATAGAAGATATAAAATTAGTAATCTGCATACTTGTATTAATGGAATCTTTATTTTTTGGTTCCCACGTAATATTTAATAATTCATATAAAAAAGGTATTACTGTATGAATTGGATTTATAGCTAATTTATGGTAAGCCACATGACCCTGTATACCATAAATTTTTAAAGTAATATTTAAAGAACCTCTTCTGCCATTTTTAATATTATCACCAATTATTTGGTAACTTGTTGGTTCACCTAATATACAATAATTTATTTGTTCTTTTTTTTTTATTAAACGATTAATTACTTGTTTAGTGCCATCTTGTGCCGCACCTTCCTCATCAGAAGTAATTAAAAAAGCTATTTTACCATGATGTTGGTTATATTTTTGTATAAAAGATTTAGCTGCAAAAACCATTGCAGCTAACGCACCTTTCATATCACATGTACCTCTACCATACATGATATTATTATGAATAATTCCCTCAAAAGGCGGATATTTCCATAAAGAGATATCTCCAGGAGTAACAATATCTGTATGTCCTGCAAAAACTAATGTTGGTGTAATATTATCATTAGTATGATAAGCCCAAAAATTACTTGTTTGATTAATATTCATTAAATCAATTTTAAAATTTAATTTTTGCAAAAAAGAAATTAATATTTTTTGGCAACCGTAATCTTTAGGACTAATAGATGGACATTGAATTAAACTTTTTGTAAATTCTATAATTTTTTTAAACATATGTTATAATTTGATTAGTTATATCAATATTATTTTTTATGAAGTATTTTTTGCATAAAAAATAACTAATTTATTTTTTTTAATAAAGATAATTTCCATACTTCTTCAATATTTTTTACAGGATATATTTTTAAAGCAGTTATAATATTTTTAGGAATATTTTCTAGATCTCTTTTATTTTGATATGGTATTAATACTATGTCTACACCACCTCTATGTGCAGCTAATAATTTTTCTTTTAAACCGCCAATAGGTAACACTTGACCTCTTAAAGTAATTTCACCAGTCATGGCAATATTAGCTTTTACAGGTGAATTACTTAAGCTAGATACCAAAGCAGTACAGATAGCTATGCCCGCACTAGGACCATCTTTAGGTGTAGCTCCTTCAGGAACATGAACATGTATATCAGTAGTTTTATAAAATTCATTATTAATATCTAATTTTTTTGTACGAGCTCTCACAACAGTTAAAGCAGCTTGGATAGATTCTTGCATAACTTCACCTAAAGATCCAGTATATGTTAATTTTCCTTTACCAGGAATACATGCTGTTTCAATAGTTAATAAATCTCCTCCAGATTCTGTCCAAGCTAAACCAATAACTTGACCAATACGATTAATATTTTCTGCTTTCCCATAATCATATTTTTTTACACCTAAATATTGTTTTAAGTTTTTTTTGTTTATTTCAATGAATTTAGTATTTTGATCTATTAAAATAGTTTTAACAGCTTTTCTACATAAAGACGATAATTCTCGTTCTAAATTTCTTACACCTGCTTCTCTAGTGTAATATCGAATAATATCCAAAATAGTATCTTGTTGTATAATTAGTTCTTGTTTTTTTAAAGCATTACGATAAAATTGCTTAGGTAATAAATATTTTGTCGCAATATTTAATTTTTCATCTTCAGTATATCCAGAAAGTTTAATTACTTCCATTCTATCTAATAATGGTAACGGTATATTAGTAACAGAATTTGAAGTAGCAACAAACATAATATCAGATAGATCATAATCTATTTCTAAATAATGATCATTAAAAGACATGTTTTGTTCTGGATCTAATACTTCTAATAATGCTGAAGAAGGATCACCACGCATATCATATGCAATTTTATCAATTTCATCTAATAAAAATAATGGATTTTTTACTCCTGAACGTGTAATTTTTTGTATAATTTTACCTGGCATAGAACCAATATATGTTCTTCTATGACCTCTAATTTCACCTTCATCACGAATACCACCTAAAGCCATTCTAATAAATTTTCTACCTGTTGTACTTGCAATAGATTTACCTAAAGATGTTTTACCAACCCCAGGTGGTCCAACAAAACATAAAATTGGTCCTTTAATTTTGTTCGATCTATTATGTACTGCTAAATATTCTAAAATACGTTCTTTTACATGTTCTAAACCAAAATGATCTTGATCTAATGTAATTTTAGCTTTATATAGATCTTTTTTTAATCTACTTTTTTGAAACCAAGGTATTTGAATCATCCATTCAATATATCCTCGTACAACTGTCGCTTCTGCAGACATTGAGGACATCATACGTAATTTATGTAATTCAGAATATGTTTTTTCTTTTGCATCTTTTGGCATTTTAGCTATTTCTATTTTTTTTTTTAAAATATCATTTTCATCAGGATGCACATCCATTTCACCTAGTTCTTTTTGTATAGCTTTTATCTGTTCATTTAAATAATATTCTCTTTGACTCTTTTCCATTTGTTGTTTAACTCTATTACGAATTTTTTTTTCAACTTGTAAAAGATCAATTTCAGATTCCATAATTGCCATCAGATATTCTAACCTTTCACGAATATTAAACATTTCTAATATTAATTGTTTATCAGATAATTTTAAAGGCATATGAGAAGCTATAGTATCAGATAATTTATCTACATGATGAATATTATTTAAAGAAGATAAAACTTCAGGTGGAATTTTTTTATTTAATTTAATATATCCTTCAAATTGATGCACAGCAGTACGTATTAAAACTTTTTGTTCTTTAGGTTCAATTTTAGGAGAGTTAATATATATAATTTGTGCTGTAAAATATTCTCCATTATCTGATAAAATATCAATTTGAGCTCTTTGTATTCCTTCCACTAATATTTTTAATGTACCATCAGGTAATTTTAACATTTGTAATATTGATGTTACTGTACCAATTGTAAATAAATCATTAATATCAGGGTTATCTTTTGCAGCATTCTTTTGTGCTACAAGCATAACTTTTTTATTATTTTTCATTACTGCTTCTAAACAACGTATAGATTTTTCTCTACCAATAAATAAAGGAATTACCATATGAGGATATACTACAACATCACGCAATGGTAATACAGGCATTACAATAGGTTCTGAATGATTAACATCCATAAAACAACCCTCTTTTATTGTTAAAACAATTGTTCATTATTTATACTTTATTAATAACATTCTTTTTATATTCTATAATTGGTTCAGATAAGTTTTTCACAACTTCATAAGTAATACTGATTTTATAAACATTAGATAATGAAGGTATATTATACATAATATCTAGTAATACTTTTTCCATAATAGTTTTTAACCCTCTTGCTCCTGTATTTAAAATAAGAGCTTGTCGTACTATTTCTTGTAGTGCTTTTATATCGAACATTATA
This region of Enterobacteriaceae endosymbiont of Macroplea appendiculata genomic DNA includes:
- the dapE gene encoding succinyl-diaminopimelate desuccinylase, yielding MFKKIIEFTKSLIQCPSISPKDYGCQKILISFLQKLNFKIDLMNINQTSNFWAYHTNDNITPTLVFAGHTDIVTPGDISLWKYPPFEGIIHNNIMYGRGTCDMKGALAAMVFAAKSFIQKYNQHHGKIAFLITSDEEGAAQDGTKQVINRLIKKKEQINYCILGEPTSYQIIGDNIKNGRRGSLNITLKIYGIQGHVAYHKLAINPIHTVIPFLYELLNITWEPKNKDSINTSMQITNFISSIQNNTNVIPNHIILQINFRYMHTMHYNIFLDRLHLILKKYNIFKYQFDWDLIGKPFISNTVYDQKTQLISIVKKSIATVNNVIPTIINDGGISDGRFIIATGAQIVELGLINSTIHKIDECTHIDDIYTLYKIYYNIMKNILL
- the lon gene encoding endopeptidase La, with the protein product MDVNHSEPIVMPVLPLRDVVVYPHMVIPLFIGREKSIRCLEAVMKNNKKVMLVAQKNAAKDNPDINDLFTIGTVTSILQMLKLPDGTLKILVEGIQRAQIDILSDNGEYFTAQIIYINSPKIEPKEQKVLIRTAVHQFEGYIKLNKKIPPEVLSSLNNIHHVDKLSDTIASHMPLKLSDKQLILEMFNIRERLEYLMAIMESEIDLLQVEKKIRNRVKQQMEKSQREYYLNEQIKAIQKELGEMDVHPDENDILKKKIEIAKMPKDAKEKTYSELHKLRMMSSMSAEATVVRGYIEWMIQIPWFQKSRLKKDLYKAKITLDQDHFGLEHVKERILEYLAVHNRSNKIKGPILCFVGPPGVGKTSLGKSIASTTGRKFIRMALGGIRDEGEIRGHRRTYIGSMPGKIIQKITRSGVKNPLFLLDEIDKIAYDMRGDPSSALLEVLDPEQNMSFNDHYLEIDYDLSDIMFVATSNSVTNIPLPLLDRMEVIKLSGYTEDEKLNIATKYLLPKQFYRNALKKQELIIQQDTILDIIRYYTREAGVRNLERELSSLCRKAVKTILIDQNTKFIEINKKNLKQYLGVKKYDYGKAENINRIGQVIGLAWTESGGDLLTIETACIPGKGKLTYTGSLGEVMQESIQAALTVVRARTKKLDINNEFYKTTDIHVHVPEGATPKDGPSAGIAICTALVSSLSNSPVKANIAMTGEITLRGQVLPIGGLKEKLLAAHRGGVDIVLIPYQNKRDLENIPKNIITALKIYPVKNIEEVWKLSLLKKIN